A portion of the Arcobacter arenosus genome contains these proteins:
- a CDS encoding TonB-dependent receptor: MPKIKKSISLVTSLILVNSLNAVELESINVVSSTIDDKYEEKLNSTSNTFIIDNEEIEKMDPTNVEDILNTIPGITASNVGNDRVKIHIRGIDNQMYMGERPGVAIVIDGVPVQETTGKINLDLDNIESIKVIKGSASYLYGNDAIGGALVITTKRPKGISTSKFETEVGSFGFKRALLGTNQSFDNSSLQLQASYRDTDGYWHDAYLNHKSINGKYQYYLNDNSDLTFGLDYTKRKSGDGTSVHGIDAVINDPKSVNEVSYAGFYDTSLIKTFLTYSNDIDDTSNFMAVISRYQDDTTSRSSRDSTDTFHLKNNDEKWIQNTFKSEYRKSFGNIAAMIGVNLEKNSQDNESVQRVTYGSPWTGITTAGTLLSDNNTDENISAIYLELQYKITPKLNIVGNYRYDYISYDYKNNMDSSLNVDPSYNNSSFKLGLNYELDENNYLYTSYSTGFRAPTAGQISGNLSLLQSNPALDIPTELDPEKTQNFEVGIKGTFKNINYDLSAYQLDRIDYIGKKAGSYIWSTDDDEYLAVDNVGDMRSRGIELAINSKINDSFSYNLAYTFLDAKLIDYSVNPNDGNPEIELDGNYVPRTSRHTLNFGLDWNVNQKFVLSPEVVAKSSYYADEANLYKQPGYAVINLRGNYKITDSLEVFGKITNLLDKNYYQFVNVSYGSDMTDATIRVAHPRAFYAGLRYKF; this comes from the coding sequence ATGCCTAAAATAAAAAAATCTATAAGTTTAGTAACATCCTTAATATTGGTTAATAGTTTGAATGCAGTTGAATTAGAATCAATAAATGTTGTTTCATCAACTATTGATGATAAATATGAAGAAAAATTAAATAGTACTTCAAACACTTTTATTATAGATAATGAAGAAATAGAAAAAATGGACCCTACAAATGTAGAAGATATTTTAAATACTATTCCTGGAATCACAGCTTCAAATGTTGGAAATGATAGAGTGAAAATCCACATTAGAGGTATTGATAATCAAATGTACATGGGTGAAAGACCTGGTGTGGCTATAGTTATTGATGGTGTACCAGTTCAAGAAACTACTGGAAAAATTAATCTAGATTTAGACAATATTGAATCAATTAAAGTTATAAAGGGAAGTGCTTCATATTTGTATGGAAATGATGCAATTGGTGGTGCTTTAGTAATTACAACAAAAAGACCAAAAGGTATTAGTACTTCAAAATTTGAAACTGAAGTTGGTAGTTTTGGATTTAAAAGAGCTTTACTTGGTACAAATCAAAGTTTTGATAACAGTTCATTACAATTACAAGCTTCTTATAGAGATACAGATGGTTATTGGCATGATGCATATTTAAATCATAAATCAATTAATGGTAAATATCAATATTACTTAAATGATAATAGTGATTTAACATTTGGGCTTGATTACACAAAAAGAAAATCTGGTGATGGAACTAGTGTTCATGGAATTGATGCAGTTATAAACGATCCTAAAAGTGTCAATGAAGTCTCTTATGCAGGGTTTTATGATACCTCTTTAATAAAAACATTTTTAACTTACTCAAATGATATTGATGATACTTCAAATTTTATGGCAGTTATTTCTAGATATCAAGATGATACAACAAGTAGATCATCTAGAGATAGTACGGATACTTTCCATTTAAAAAATAATGATGAAAAATGGATTCAAAATACATTTAAATCAGAATATAGAAAATCTTTTGGAAATATAGCCGCTATGATTGGTGTAAATTTAGAAAAAAATTCACAAGACAATGAATCAGTTCAAAGGGTAACATATGGTTCACCATGGACTGGTATTACAACAGCTGGAACACTATTATCTGATAATAATACAGATGAAAATATTTCTGCAATATATTTGGAATTGCAATATAAAATCACACCTAAATTAAATATAGTAGGAAACTATAGATATGATTATATCTCATATGATTATAAAAATAACATGGATAGTTCATTAAATGTTGATCCAAGCTATAATAATAGCTCATTTAAATTGGGTTTAAATTATGAGTTAGATGAAAACAACTATTTATATACTAGTTACTCAACAGGTTTTAGAGCTCCAACTGCAGGTCAGATTAGTGGAAATTTAAGTCTTTTACAATCAAATCCTGCTTTAGATATTCCAACTGAATTAGATCCAGAAAAAACACAAAATTTTGAAGTTGGAATAAAAGGAACATTTAAAAATATCAACTATGATTTATCAGCTTATCAGTTAGATAGAATTGATTATATTGGTAAAAAAGCAGGTAGTTATATTTGGTCTACAGATGATGATGAATATTTAGCCGTTGATAATGTAGGTGACATGAGAAGTAGAGGAATTGAACTTGCAATAAATAGTAAAATCAATGATAGCTTTTCTTACAATTTAGCATATACCTTTTTAGATGCTAAATTAATAGATTATTCTGTTAATCCAAATGATGGTAATCCTGAAATTGAACTAGATGGAAATTATGTTCCTAGAACATCAAGACATACATTAAATTTTGGTCTTGATTGGAATGTTAATCAAAAATTTGTTTTATCTCCAGAAGTAGTGGCTAAAAGTAGTTATTACGCAGATGAAGCAAACTTATATAAACAACCAGGTTATGCAGTTATAAATTTAAGAGGTAATTATAAGATTACAGATTCTTTAGAAGTTTTTGGAAAGATTACAAATTTATTAGATAAAAACTACTATCAATTTGTAAATGTATCTTATGGAAGTGATATGACTGATGCAACAATTAGAGTAGCTCATCCAAGAGCATTCTATGCAGGTTTAAGATATAAATTTTAG
- a CDS encoding sulfite exporter TauE/SafE family protein gives MEIITLFSLFILGISYGSTACMFSCMPFLTPLLVTNSGSIASANKVVIPFSLGRVTSYIFISMIASYSAIFTKNIIKDTQTFQILLGLFTISMSLYLFYKIFNKNSSCGSSNVKVKTKGSFAIFTMGLLISLNPCVPVLTLISFSANTTTLSEGFLYGLFFGFGAVITPYVFYTLLVSNIVSGLIEAFKKYSKIIELSSIAFLFLVGCLILLGKVNL, from the coding sequence ATGGAAATTATAACTTTATTTTCTCTTTTTATTCTTGGAATATCCTATGGATCAACGGCATGCATGTTTTCATGTATGCCATTTTTAACACCACTTTTAGTTACAAATTCTGGTTCTATCGCAAGTGCTAATAAAGTGGTTATCCCTTTTTCTTTAGGTAGAGTTACAAGTTATATTTTCATCTCTATGATTGCTTCATATAGTGCTATTTTTACAAAAAATATTATCAAAGATACGCAAACATTTCAAATACTTTTAGGTCTTTTTACAATATCTATGAGTCTTTATCTTTTTTACAAAATTTTTAATAAAAATAGTTCATGTGGTTCATCAAATGTAAAAGTTAAAACAAAAGGGTCATTTGCAATTTTTACAATGGGTCTTTTGATTTCACTAAATCCATGTGTTCCAGTTTTAACACTAATTTCATTTTCTGCTAATACTACAACTTTAAGTGAAGGCTTTCTTTATGGTCTTTTCTTTGGATTTGGTGCAGTAATTACACCCTATGTATTTTACACACTTTTAGTATCAAATATTGTTAGTGGTTTAATTGAAGCCTTTAAAAAATATTCAAAAATCATAGAGTTAAGCTCTATTGCTTTTTTATTTTTAGTGGGTTGTTTGATTTTACTTGGAAAAGTTAATTTATAA
- a CDS encoding nitrous oxide reductase accessory protein NosL has translation MIDFVKRDNNDIFKNSILGFLFKNKKFLLALRIAVTALFFYAIYYGFVNPGRDNIFTGAVFWGIFWALFMVVTLSTFGRIFCGICPHGFLGKYITKFGLKKTMPKWMQNRYIGILILVIGWWGVYYTFDGFWKSAFNTALMFSVLTLLSFIIYYIYKDMSYCKYICPIGTLTRAYDKLSFTKLETYTQHCKDCKTFECANACEYNLKPFTFAKKNQTDDCTLCMDCATSCEAVSFKFTKPAEQLNKKLKILNAEIWTYILILASIPVSMGFAHGLNRSNIAEEFIWNKTAAFFDLTQYAGGFAFLYAVIFTVFFSFLGLFLASKVLKKEFNQIFTTLGIAFIPLFIFASLGHTLEMFFIKDYVKIVEGFAQAFGMSVDVVPLAKRGDAWLHYFKLFKWIGVIWAFIILYKRIKLIDSTKVRKLFGFFFASFAILFYIGLNIYTGYIFSKYGAKARGGHSHGGNASGKMFQTVSFKDATLIQEGKDKTSGVVCGMNLPMFYKTNHSTTLDGKPRQYCSIHCLTEDLKIKKLSLENIKVVDVTTLKFIDAKSAFYVVGSRQKGTMSMVSKYAFANKKDAFVFSKKYGGEVVDFQKAMEKAMEDFKPKKSWGKKASINPKQEFYLSLTDPTAKKKSYGGHMHGGGGKPSSKKVIPTKKLYLAYENRGKKSIYPTKNISFYVFDKNQNQKDIIEENSRGKKVYKFETPSNGYYNIFAIEQTKVDEKSYYKVAKLEHLQGKHGSDDIYTKDIKKELNQNVSKIDLIRIKSEDEDSFFYRLSMGDTLSFKALFNGKPLKDAPLKIKLQSGWVKRFKTDDNGLVNITLIRDYFPNWEDFDKRYKQELMLTLEYEVENEKYILTYPAFYYPNKSDYESYSYGLIILLITSLIGGFIVYRFRKNRTKAFAETRYVK, from the coding sequence ATGATTGATTTTGTTAAAAGAGATAACAACGATATCTTTAAAAACTCTATTTTAGGCTTTTTATTTAAAAACAAAAAGTTTTTATTAGCTTTAAGAATAGCAGTTACAGCTTTATTTTTTTATGCAATTTATTATGGATTTGTAAATCCTGGTCGTGATAATATTTTTACAGGAGCAGTTTTCTGGGGAATATTTTGGGCTTTATTTATGGTTGTAACTTTATCTACTTTTGGGAGAATTTTTTGTGGTATTTGTCCCCATGGATTTTTAGGAAAATATATCACAAAGTTTGGTTTGAAAAAAACAATGCCAAAATGGATGCAAAATAGATATATTGGTATTTTGATTTTAGTTATTGGTTGGTGGGGTGTTTATTATACCTTTGATGGTTTTTGGAAGTCTGCATTTAATACTGCACTAATGTTTTCAGTACTAACACTACTTTCTTTTATTATATATTATATTTATAAAGATATGAGTTATTGCAAATATATTTGTCCTATAGGAACTCTTACAAGGGCATATGATAAACTATCTTTTACTAAATTAGAAACTTATACACAGCATTGTAAAGATTGTAAAACTTTTGAGTGTGCAAATGCTTGTGAGTATAATTTAAAACCTTTTACTTTTGCAAAAAAGAATCAAACAGATGATTGTACTTTATGTATGGATTGTGCCACTTCTTGTGAAGCAGTAAGTTTTAAATTCACAAAACCTGCTGAACAATTAAATAAAAAATTAAAAATTCTGAATGCAGAAATATGGACATATATTTTAATCTTGGCTTCAATACCTGTATCAATGGGCTTTGCCCATGGTTTAAATAGAAGCAATATAGCTGAAGAGTTTATTTGGAATAAAACAGCAGCTTTTTTTGATTTAACACAATATGCTGGTGGTTTTGCTTTCCTTTATGCTGTTATATTTACAGTTTTCTTCTCATTTTTAGGACTTTTTTTAGCTTCTAAAGTATTAAAAAAAGAGTTCAATCAAATATTTACAACATTAGGAATTGCATTTATTCCACTTTTTATTTTTGCTTCACTAGGGCATACTTTAGAGATGTTCTTTATAAAAGATTATGTAAAAATAGTTGAAGGTTTTGCACAAGCTTTTGGAATGAGTGTTGATGTTGTACCCTTAGCTAAAAGAGGTGATGCTTGGTTACATTACTTTAAACTATTTAAATGGATTGGTGTAATTTGGGCTTTTATTATCCTTTACAAAAGAATAAAACTTATTGATAGTACAAAAGTAAGAAAACTATTTGGGTTTTTCTTTGCTTCCTTTGCCATACTATTTTATATAGGTCTTAATATTTACACTGGTTATATTTTCTCTAAATATGGAGCAAAAGCTAGAGGTGGACATTCTCATGGTGGAAATGCTTCTGGAAAAATGTTTCAAACTGTTTCCTTTAAAGATGCAACTTTAATCCAAGAGGGAAAAGATAAAACAAGTGGTGTTGTTTGTGGTATGAACTTACCAATGTTTTATAAAACAAACCATAGTACAACTTTAGATGGAAAACCTAGACAATACTGTTCTATTCATTGTTTAACTGAAGATTTAAAAATAAAAAAACTTTCCCTTGAAAATATAAAAGTAGTTGATGTAACTACTTTAAAGTTTATTGATGCAAAAAGTGCTTTTTATGTAGTTGGAAGTAGACAAAAAGGTACTATGTCAATGGTTAGTAAATATGCCTTTGCAAATAAAAAAGATGCATTTGTTTTTAGTAAAAAATATGGAGGAGAAGTTGTTGATTTCCAAAAAGCAATGGAAAAAGCAATGGAAGATTTTAAACCAAAAAAATCATGGGGTAAAAAAGCTTCTATAAATCCAAAACAAGAGTTTTACTTGTCTTTAACAGATCCAACTGCAAAGAAAAAATCTTATGGTGGACATATGCATGGTGGTGGAGGTAAACCATCATCAAAAAAAGTTATTCCAACAAAAAAACTTTATTTAGCCTATGAAAACAGAGGTAAAAAATCAATTTATCCTACAAAAAATATTAGTTTTTATGTCTTTGATAAAAATCAAAATCAAAAAGATATTATTGAAGAGAATTCGAGGGGTAAAAAAGTTTATAAATTTGAAACTCCTAGCAATGGATATTATAATATCTTTGCAATTGAGCAAACAAAAGTAGATGAGAAATCATATTATAAAGTTGCAAAGCTAGAGCATCTTCAAGGCAAACATGGAAGTGATGATATTTATACTAAAGATATAAAAAAAGAGTTAAATCAAAATGTATCAAAAATAGATTTAATTAGAATTAAAAGTGAAGATGAAGATAGCTTTTTTTATAGACTTAGTATGGGAGATACTCTAAGTTTCAAAGCTTTATTTAATGGAAAACCACTAAAAGATGCACCACTAAAAATAAAACTTCAAAGTGGATGGGTAAAAAGATTTAAAACTGATGACAATGGTTTAGTAAATATTACACTTATTAGAGACTATTTCCCAAATTGGGAAGATTTTGACAAAAGATATAAACAGGAGTTAATGTTAACTTTAGAGTATGAAGTTGAAAATGAAAAGTATATTTTAACTTATCCTGCTTTTTATTATCCAAATAAAAGCGACTATGAGTCATACTCATATGGTCTGATAATTCTTTTAATAACTTCACTAATAGGTGGTTTTATAGTTTATAGATTTAGAAAAAATAGAACAAAAGCCTTTGCAGAGACTAGATATGTTAAGTAG
- a CDS encoding 4Fe-4S binding protein: MLSRLKRTVNNVNLIRFRNIIQILTFILFIYGGYFAIDLGSRLPIFACPYNDTTSGACYLIPLQHQLSMPTQVLLGGASIAVITGILVFLFWFVFLNKAWCGYVCPFGTLQDWMTKLRKSIGIRYSTYTQHQFEKLSKIKYIFLFIVLVFPLLMGVGLLGSEWSAAFCKICPARIITPMFSGDFSQWAIDFSSKTAILLTTLGVVFAGLFFIGSFIKKRFFCFFCPMSALHYIFSKISIVQFKKDGSKCTRCGDCYAVCDMQIKDIADNVTDTNILRDDCILCLKCIAACPEDDVLHFDIFKIKAFTSTKEGFEKRMGIEYLKANNDK, translated from the coding sequence ATGTTAAGTAGATTAAAAAGAACAGTAAATAATGTAAATCTGATTAGATTTAGAAATATTATTCAAATTTTAACTTTTATTCTTTTTATTTATGGTGGCTATTTTGCAATAGATCTTGGCTCAAGACTTCCAATATTTGCTTGTCCATATAATGACACAACATCAGGCGCATGTTATTTGATTCCTTTACAGCATCAACTTTCAATGCCTACACAAGTTTTATTGGGTGGGGCTTCAATAGCTGTAATAACTGGAATTTTAGTCTTTTTATTTTGGTTTGTATTTTTAAATAAAGCTTGGTGTGGATATGTTTGTCCTTTTGGGACTTTACAAGATTGGATGACTAAACTTAGAAAATCTATTGGTATAAGATATTCAACTTATACACAACATCAATTTGAAAAACTCTCAAAAATAAAATATATCTTTTTATTTATAGTTTTGGTTTTTCCTTTACTAATGGGAGTTGGTCTTTTAGGTTCAGAGTGGTCAGCAGCTTTTTGTAAAATTTGTCCAGCAAGAATAATTACACCAATGTTTAGTGGTGATTTTTCACAATGGGCAATTGATTTTTCAAGTAAAACAGCAATTTTACTAACAACCCTTGGGGTTGTTTTTGCAGGACTTTTCTTTATTGGTAGTTTTATTAAAAAAAGATTCTTTTGCTTTTTTTGCCCTATGAGTGCATTACACTATATTTTTTCAAAAATCTCAATAGTTCAGTTTAAAAAAGATGGAAGTAAGTGTACAAGATGTGGGGATTGTTATGCTGTTTGTGATATGCAAATAAAAGATATAGCTGATAATGTAACTGATACAAATATTTTGAGGGATGATTGTATTTTATGTTTAAAATGTATAGCTGCGTGTCCTGAGGATGATGTACTACATTTTGATATTTTTAAGATAAAAGCTTTCACTTCCACAAAAGAGGGCTTTGAAAAAAGAATGGGAATAGAATATTTAAAGGCAAACAATGACAAGTAA